GGCTGGGTTATGGGAAACCGCTATTTTTCACTAGCAGAACGGTTACGTATACCAACTACGCGAAGCTGTCAGCCGCCCGGGAGCAAACGGGCAAGTGGAGCTTTGCACTGCCGCCTGAGCGAATAGGCGGGTTACAGTTTGCCGAGGGCCGGCTGTTCGCCAAAACCCCCTCTGCGTTTGAGCCGGAGTATAGGCTGGCACTGGAGGCATTGAAGGCCAAAACGGAAGCTGCTCCGGACGGGAATCCGCTGGCTGCAACTTTATGGCCCTTGGAGAATATCGCAAGCGCCGAGGTGATCTATCAGGATGGCAGCCAGCAGCTGAAGCTTCAGTTATTCTGGAATAACGCAGCAACAACCGGTCCTTCGCAAATTCACGTATCCCCCGGCCAAACCGCTGAACTATGGACCTACGAGGATAAGGAGCTGCTGTTCATTCCGGGGGCAGGCGCTGGAGAAGAGAACGGAAGTTCGGTAAGCATACTGTATTGGTATGATAACGCCTACGGAGGGCTTGCTTTGATAGCGGACCCGCCGGATAAGCGGCTGACCCGGGAGCAATGGGAGAGCATTGCCGCTGGTATGGTGCAGCGGTGAGGCGGCAACCATTGTGCTTGCCCATGCGGCTGAGCGCAGATAGGCAGCTAAAACCCCCTCTGGCTTAAAGAACAAGAATGGGCGGGCAGATCGACCTGAGCCTGAATCACAGGCTGGCGGAAGGTGCCGGAGGGATTCCATTCCAGAAAATGCAGCTTAAACACCAGCTCAGGCTTAATCCAAACGGAGCCTGAGCTTCGCTGCGGAAGTGCAGCAAACGGCATTTGCTCTGTGACAAGCCCCGGAATCCGTTCGGTCAGCGTCCGCCAGTCCTGGACAGTCATTCTGCCCGCCCCGGCATGTCCGATATAATGCAGCCCGCCTGTATCATCATACAGGCCGAAGAGCAGCGCATTCACAATGCCGTCCCGGAAGGTGACACCACCGGCGACTGCGGTGACATCGGAGATAATCTTGAGCTTCTGCCAACGCTTGTCTTTGCCGCCGGGTGCATAGGTGCTGTCCAGATCCTTGCAGACGATCCCTTCCAGACTGCCTTGCCGCGCAGCGGTGAGCAACTGGGCGGGGTCCGGGTAGCTCGGCACCTGCTGCACATGGGGATGGGGCAGCAGCATCTCCTTCAGCAGCTCCTGCCGCCGGAAAAGCGGTTGGTCCAGCAGCCAGATGCCGTTACAGTACAGCATATCAAATACCATATACAGCACCGGAACCTGCGGCTGCACTGCCCGGATCGCAGCCTCGTTCTTCAGGCTGTCCCGCCGCATGACCTCATGGAAGGAGGGCTTGCCGCCGCTGAGCGCAATGATCTCGCCATCCAGAATGAAGGAGCCGGCCCGGCAATAGCTCTCTGGTCCGTCCAGCTCAGGATACTGGAGCGTGCGCCGGTTGCC
This genomic interval from Paenibacillus sp. FSL H8-0332 contains the following:
- a CDS encoding DNA ligase, with product MPSGRTSAPAAKLDSSLQLQPVTPFEPVLASVLPSGDQWIAQIKWDGVRMISYYDGSHAELINRRGNRRTLQYPELDGPESYCRAGSFILDGEIIALSGGKPSFHEVMRRDSLKNEAAIRAVQPQVPVLYMVFDMLYCNGIWLLDQPLFRRQELLKEMLLPHPHVQQVPSYPDPAQLLTAARQGSLEGIVCKDLDSTYAPGGKDKRWQKLKIISDVTAVAGGVTFRDGIVNALLFGLYDDTGGLHYIGHAGAGRMTVQDWRTLTERIPGLVTEQMPFAALPQRSSGSVWIKPELVFKLHFLEWNPSGTFRQPVIQAQVDLPAHSCSLSQRGF